Genomic segment of Myxococcus stipitatus:
GGTGGGTGCGCCCCACCTTCACCACGCCCATGAAGTCCCGGGACTTGTCCGCGAACACGTCGCGCAGCGCCTTCAGCTCCGGCAGCACCTGCTCCACGATGGCGGTGGCCGCCGCCACGTTCATCGCGGTGGGGAAGACGTCGTTGGAGCTCTGCCCCTTGTTGACGTCGTCGTTCGCGTGGACCTTGCGGCCCTCGCCGCGCTCGCCGCCCAGGAGCTCCGACGCCCGGTTGGCAAGCACCTCGTTGGTGTTCATGTTGGTCTGCGTGCCGCTCCCGGTCTGCCAGACACTCAACGGAAACTCGGCATCGTGCCGGCCGGCGAGGACCTCGTCCGCGGCCTGGATGATGGCGTCACCCTTGTCCTTCGCCAGGGTGCCGTTCTCCACGTTGACGCGGGCGGCGGCCTTCTTCACCAGCACCAGCGCGCGGATGAGCGCGGGCGGCATGCGCTCGGTGGAGATGGCGAAGTTCTCCAGGCTGCGCTGCGTCTGGGCACCCCACAGCCGGTCAGCGGGGACCTCGATGGGGCCGAAGGTGTCCTTCTCGATGCGAACGTTGCGAGTACTCACGCACAAGGCTCCTGGATGAGTGAATCCGAAGAGCCCTCGCATAACAGGCTCGGGGCGCCGGCACCCGAAAGGCGTCAGCGCCCCGTCACGCCGTGAGCACTCAGACGCGCCGCTCCAGGTGGCGCACGTCCGCGGACTGCCCCAGCCGGGACAGCCAATCCATCGTGCGCTGGAGCGGGGGGCGCCCCATCGCCGTGGGCGGCGTGAAGGCCCAGAGCATCACGTAGACGAACGGGAGCGTGCCTCCGGTGAACATCGTGCCGACCACCAGCAGCACCCGCACCCACGCCGCGTCGATGCCGAACTCCCGCGCCAACATCGCGCAGACGCCCGTGAGCATCCGCCCGTCCACGCCCCGGTGCAGTCGCGTCACTCGCGTCCCGCAGTGAGGGCACTTCGAGGCTTCCGCCTTCATCTCCTCCGCGCAACCCGTGCATCGCTTCATCGCGTCCATGCCCTGTCTACGGGCCCCCGCGCCGCCGATTGCACCCGCCCCCTCCACCACCCCCTCCGGGCCAAACCCCCGCCACGTCTACTGATTTACAAATTTAATCCGGACCCTGTTGACAGGATTACAGGCAAGCAGGCACAAATTGACCATCACTTCCATTGCACACTCTGAAGATTCATCTTCCGAGCCGTCGAAGCAGATTTACAACGCGCCAAGCCAAGGAGTTGAGATGACCTCGGAAGCCCCCCCTTCGAAGAGCCCGGACCTCGGCGCCGGCGTGGCGGTGAAGGGGCCATGGCACCCCGACTACGGAGAGGTCCTCACCCCGGACGCCCTGGCGTTCGTGGCCCGGCTGGTCCGGGCCTTCGGGGA
This window contains:
- a CDS encoding PspC domain-containing protein, with amino-acid sequence MKRCTGCAEEMKAEASKCPHCGTRVTRLHRGVDGRMLTGVCAMLAREFGIDAAWVRVLLVVGTMFTGGTLPFVYVMLWAFTPPTAMGRPPLQRTMDWLSRLGQSADVRHLERRV